A single genomic interval of Daucus carota subsp. sativus chromosome 1, DH1 v3.0, whole genome shotgun sequence harbors:
- the LOC135152982 gene encoding uncharacterized protein LOC135152982, giving the protein MARECKTSALVSNALRIMGTVLEVNEPPRARVFDMLVKDSIQDADVVTGTLNVNSLNAKVLIDSGATRSFISQAFVDKLNCPVELLNEVMNVELAYQDRIPVDRVCPDCEVEILGYKFCADLIPFKLGEFDVILGMDWLSKHNA; this is encoded by the coding sequence ATGGCTAGGGAGTGCAAAACATCAGCCCTAGTTAGTAATGCACTTAGAATCATGGGAACTGTTCTAGAGGTGAATGAGCCTCCTAGGGCAAGAGTCTTTGACATGTTAGTGAAGGATTCTATCCAAGATGCTGATGTGGTGACAGGTACGCTTAACGTAAACTCTTTAAATGCtaaggtgttaattgattccggagctactagatcgtttatttctcaagcttttgttgataagttgaattgtccggttgagttgttgaatgaggttatgaatgtagAGCTAGCTTATCAGGATCGTATTCCTGTTGACCGAGTTTGTCCAGATTGTGAGGTTGAGATCTTAGGATataagttttgtgccgacttgatacctttcaagttgggagaATTTGACGTGATATTAGGAATGGATTGGTTGTCTAAGCATAATGCTTAG